One window of the Triticum dicoccoides isolate Atlit2015 ecotype Zavitan chromosome 3B, WEW_v2.0, whole genome shotgun sequence genome contains the following:
- the LOC119280945 gene encoding NADH-ubiquinone oxidoreductase chain 1-like → MAFVQRRKGPDVVGSFGLLQPLADGLKLILKEPISPSSANFSLFRMAPVATFMLSLVAWAVVPFDYGMVLLDPNIGLLYLFAISSLGVYGIIIAGWSSKTGGGRSVAYDIRTNWSKMGLCRRC, encoded by the coding sequence ATGGCTTTTGTGCAACGTCGAAAGGGTCCTGATGTAGTGGGATCGTTCGGATTGTTACAACCTCTAGCAGATGGTTTGAAATTGATTCTAAAAGAACCTATTTCACCAAGTAGTGCTAATTTCTCCCTTTTTAGAATGGCTCCAGTGGCTACATTTATGTTAAGTCTGGTCGCTTGGGCCGTTGTACCTTTTGATTATGGTATGGTATTGTTAGATCCGAACATAGGGCTACTTTATTTGTTTGCCATATCTTCGCTAGGTGTTTATGGAATAATTATAGCAGGTTGGTCTAGTAAGACAGGGGGCGGCCGTTCGGTCGCCTATGATATACGGACCAATTGGTCAAAAATGGGTTTGTGCCGCAGGTGTTGA